The Aspergillus nidulans FGSC A4 chromosome VII nucleotide sequence TATAAGAGTCTTTTCATAGGTTCGAAGGCCTAGCGCCTACCGGAATGTGaagtctcagccttgtcttgTTTATTTGATATGGGGGACCAGCGAAGCATTAGGGAAGCTTTTGCTTCGGCAAGCGAGTTCTTAAGCCCAGTTCTTCAACGAGGCATGCAAACCTGGGCTAAATTGACTATACCAGTGCAGGAGTTTTTGCTAACTTGAACTGAAGACGAACTGCAAAGATTCTGTGGCCAATCTCTGATAGATATCTTGAGCCAAAACACTCCCGAATATTCTGCGGAAGATGGGTCCGCCAGAGCAGACGTCATCGGCAAGGCTTTGGGTTTGCTATCCCAGATCCATGTAGCATTTGTCAATCCAGTAATCGATGCAGAGCAGAGCTCGCAAGTcaacgccgaagaagaagatgcagcttTAGAAGATGCCAAACGGCGACGTATCCTTCATGCTCTTTTGGACCTGATTGCTCTTGAAGGGATCTACCCTTCTCTTTCGTTTGGAGTAGGCATTCCTCTCCAACAAAGGGTAATATCCGTCCTGCCTGCAGGCGTGATCGCACAGCAAAACCCCCCTCCACCTGAGAAGCCTCCAGATATCCTCCTTCTGGGCCGCATACTAACGGACTTGTCCGGGATCATATTCGATGCTCGGCCTAGCATACAGCCGGTGATTACTGGCCGGATCTTGAGCGATATTATAAGTGCATCATCGGACCTAGGCTACAATCCGACCCTCCCAGCTAGCGAAGAGCAGTCTCAATATCGGCGAATCCTTGCCAAAGTCGTTGAAGAGTTTGTCTCCGCATGCCATCATGTTTTGCATGTACTGACTCTTCCCAGCACGCCAAGTGCTAGTCTGCTGCCGACATTGTCCGCTTTTCTTCAATCGAATCCAACCCCATGGTTCAAATCTGTCATTACGGGTCTCCTCTCAAGGGTACCGTTGCGTAGCAATGGGGTGCTTCAAACGATCGTTTTTCTTGCCTCACAATTTGCCCCATCATTAGGCCGTGAAGCTCAGGAGCAAGGGCCCAGTGGTCTGCGAATCACTGTGAACGCCATTATGCACGCTTCGCGGCTGCTTTCTGCTGTTCCGCAGGGCATGGAAGCCAATACTTACCTCAAGGTCATAGGTCCTCAGCTATTAACCTTGATTGATGGTGATGATCCAGACTTGCGAAAGGCTGCTGCGTATATCATTGGGAACGGAATCCTTGGTAAAAAGGCTTATGGCGCCCCTGGGACAATCGGGCATCTGATTTTTTTGGATCCAATTTTCAAGGCTTTGACGGGAACCGCAGATGCATCCTCGCGTTGTTACCTTATACCACCAGAAAGAACTCAGAGACAAGAATCCAACCAAATTCTTTCCAGCGAAGCCGAGATAATATTGGCCATTAACAGACTAAAAGCACTGGTCTTGCAACCGCCTAATCCTGGACTTGTCAAAAGAGTCGTATACCCggttcttcttccgctctgGGGATTTGCATGCTTTAGCGCACAACAGCAACTTAAGTCCATCCATGAGAACGTTGTGATTGTCCTGCAGACTTACTTTGGAGTATCTGCTGGGTTTCCGcctctgaagaagatcgtgGACAACTTCCTATGGACTGGAGGACCTACTTGCGCGTATGCCTCGGGTTCTCAAAATGGAatcctgctgaagaagccaaaCGGTCCAGGGATTGGCAGCAACATAGTTGCCCTTGTCGATGACCTACAGTCTCGAGCCAAGCTGTTCATGAGCCTACTGAATGCTGATCCGAGTCATGACGAGCGGACGGGCGAAGTCTTTCTCTATGTGAGCGAGACGTGGCTTACGCAACACGCGAACAACGCTCGTACACTGGACAAGATTCGATTACTTGCAGACAATGGCGGGTCTGATAGTATCATTCAGAATCTAATTAGTGCCAAGCTTGCCGAAACGCTCCTGGACACCTTCAGGGACACTCTTTCACGGCGGCCTCTCAAGGTGCTCCAGCTTATCAAACAAATTTTAGATGGCGAGCTAAGGCAATTAATTAGCCATCAGAACGCAACAAGTCCCGGCCCCACAAAGATGTCTCTATCATCCCTAGCCAACATCGTTCTCTCAGAGCAAGTCGAGTCAAATGAAGCTTCAGGGAATGACTCTGCCGAGTCTTTACAAGTTGTATTCAGCCTACTCTCGACAATTCTGGCATCGCCTGAATTCTCCATATCGAAAGAGACAGGTGATCTCCTGGCAACTATCAAAGAGACGCTagatcagcttcttccacaTTTATCCCAATCACTAAGCAAATCTGGGACGACAGCTTCCATGCTCCTTGAGATTCAGCTCGACTCTCCAGAAAATCAGGAGTCAAAAGGGAAATCAGTCGAAGTCCCTGACTTTGAGATCCACCGCCGCGCCTTGATGAACCTCAATTCAGAGCTTCCGCCGGTACAAGCAGAGGGATTCTCGCTTCTTTCGGACCTGGTCAAGAGATCTTCACCGATTCTTGATATACCATCTACACTTACTCTCCTCTTGTCTATTATTACCGACTCTTCAGAGACAGCTGCAAATGATGAATTCATATACCTGAACGCAATCAAACTCATTGGTACATTGGCCTCCCGGCATCCTCGCACCGTGACAACGACCTTAATCGAACGCTATATCGATAGGAGCGAAAACGCCACACTCGATCAAAGGCTCAAACTCGGAGAAGCCCTGCTCCGCACAGTGCAAGATCTTGGCGAAGCCCTCGTTGGCGAAACAGCAAAGGTTCTAGGCGAAGGCCTGATTTCCGTTGCAGGAAGACGGGCGTCAAAGCCTCAAGCGCAGAAAAGCCGAAAGCAAGCCCTAGAGCAGCAAAGACGGAAAATGGAACGCGAAGAgcgccagaagcagaaggaCTCCTCGTCCGGATGGAGACTATCGACACCAAAGATAGCCGAACAAATTCTAGACAATGACGACTCCGACTCAGAGACGCCCGAACAAGCGGTCCATTCGGCAAATATCATCTCTGCTTGGG carries:
- a CDS encoding RTP1/Tango6 family protein (transcript_id=CADANIAT00009172) — its product is MVIDAEQSSQVNAEEEDAALEDAKRRRILHALLDLIALEGIYPSLSFGVGIPLQQRVISVLPAGVIAQQNPPPPEKPPDILLLGRILTDLSGIIFDARPSIQPVITGRILSDIISASSDLGYNPTLPASEEQSQYRRILAKVVEEFVSACHHVLHVLTLPSTPSASLLPTLSAFLQSNPTPWFKSVITGLLSRVPLRSNGVLQTIVFLASQFAPSLGREAQEQGPSGLRITVNAIMHASRLLSAVPQGMEANTYLKVIGPQLLTLIDGDDPDLRKAAAYIIGNGILGKKAYGAPGTIGHLIFLDPIFKALTGTADASSRCYLIPPERTQRQESNQILSSEAEIILAINRLKALVLQPPNPGLVKRVVYPVLLPLWGFACFSAQQQLKSIHENVVIVLQTYFGVSAGFPPLKKIVDNFLWTGGPTCAYASGSQNGILLKKPNGPGIGSNIVALVDDLQSRAKLFMSLLNADPSHDERTGEVFLYVSETWLTQHANNARTLDKIRLLADNGGSDSIIQNLISAKLAETLLDTFRDTLSRRPLKVLQLIKQILDGELRQLISHQNATSPGPTKMSLSSLANIVLSEQVESNEASGNDSAESLQVVFSLLSTILASPEFSISKETGDLLATIKETLDQLLPHLSQSLSKSGTTASMLLEIQLDSPENQESKGKSVEVPDFEIHRRALMNLNSELPPVQAEGFSLLSDLVKRSSPILDIPSTLTLLLSIITDSSETAANDEFIYLNAIKLIGTLASRHPRTVTTTLIERYIDRSENATLDQRLKLGEALLRTVQDLGEALVGETAKVLGEGLISVAGRRASKPQAQKSRKQALEQQRRKMEREERQKQKDSSSGWRLSTPKIAEQILDNDDSDSETPEQAVHSANIISAWAAGSSRDEEPDDLRVRASALSILATAIQTNITGLGPSILASCVDLALATLTLEPEDECAILRRASAVLLLDILRALDDAREKRKTQDIGIGFTLADESSHGLHQDVARRGPSTIGNIPFMLRTLAGVEARETDPIVRGHCRVLTESLEAWIEKSLLWGVGQYAGNGSEEDQPRLELGDKIAGLRINPMAGRGGHAERPKIEEIE